In one window of Heterodontus francisci isolate sHetFra1 chromosome 47, sHetFra1.hap1, whole genome shotgun sequence DNA:
- the star gene encoding steroidogenic acute regulatory protein, mitochondrial, translated as MIPATFKLCAAISYQHFRTLTGLRHTAVAALGHKLNHLRLQNQGLSTWVNQVRRRSSLISCRLEEKPYSEAEMSYVKQGEEALHKSISILQDSSGWKTEIEAANGDKVVSKMFPDIGKVFKLEVVMDKPSDLLYSELFDNVEQMGEWNPNLKQVKILKKINNETMVTHEVSADTAGNIVSPRDFVTVRYSKRRGSTCFLAGMSTHCDMMPEQNGFIRAENGPTCIVLRPSADDPNKTKFTWLLSVDLKGWLPKSLIDQVLSQTQADFAQHLRCHMDSNSAAPTF; from the exons ATGATTCCAGCAACTTTCAAGCTCTGTGCAGCAATCTCTTACCAGCATTTCCGAACTCTGACAG GGTTGAGGCATACAGCAGTGGCAGCTCTGGGACACAAGCTGAATCATCTCAGGCTTCAGAATCAAGGGCTCAGCACATGGGTCAATCAGGTTCGCAGGAGGAGCTCCTTAATCA GTTGTCGGCTTGAAGAGAAGCCGTATTCTGAGGCTGAGATGAGCTACGTGAAGCAAGGTGAGGAAGCACTGCACAAGTCCATCTCCATTCTTCAAGATTCAAGTGGATGGAAGACAGAGATTGAGGCA GCGAATGGTGATAAAGTGGTCAGTAAAATGTTTCCAGATATTGGCAAAGTGTTCAAGCTCGAAGTTGTGATGGACAAGCCGTCAGATTTACTCTACAGTGAACTGTTTGACAACGTCGAACAGATGGGAGAGTGGAACCCTAATCTTAAACAAGTGAAG ATCCTGAAAAAGATCAACAATGAAACAATGGTTACCCACGAGGTTTCCGCAGATACTGCAGGCAACATTGTCAGCCCAAGGGACTTTGTGACTGTGCGCTACTCCAAGAGACGTGGGTCCACTTGCTTCCTTGCAGGGATGTCCACCCACTGTGACATGATGCCCGAGCAGAATGGTTTTATAAG GGCTGAGAATGGACCTACTTGCATTGTGCTCCGTCCCTCAGCAGATGACCCAAATAAGACCAAGTTCACCTGGCTTCTGAGCGTGGATCTGAAG GGCTGGTTGCCTAAGTCTCTCATCGACCAAGTTCTTTCCCAAACCCAAGCAGACTTTGCTCAACACCTGCGTTGTCACATGGATTCTAACAGTGCTGCACCTACTTTCTGA